CCATGGAGGGAGGAAGGTATGTCCTGAGGTGATGCAAAGCTTTGGTCAGATCCCTCATCCTCAGCTTCTCCCTCTCGCTTGCAGTCTGCCGCTTTTTACTTGGATACTTGGACCTGGACTTCTTCATGGGGACGGTAGCTGAAGAGGAAGGCCTGGAGCTGAGGACGGTGTCTGATTGTTGGGATGGTTGAGGCTCCAACGTGCTGCTAAAGAGGAAACAGTTCAAGGCATCTTGCTCCTTTCCCAAGGCCTGAAGGGAGactggggaaaaacaaaacgagTCCACAGAAGAGGTAGGAGAGAGGCTGCTGCCGCCTGCGCTGACATAACCAGGATCTGAGGATGGATCACAAGCTGGAGACTTTTCTAGAAGAAGATCATAATCAAAGAACAAGGAGTTCTTCTGAAGCTGGAGAAGAGAACAGTAGGACATTTCCATAGTCGCTGCTGAAGTATCAGTTTTCCTGTTGTCGGTTGATGCTGCGGTGCTGGCCTGTCAGTGGGTTTCTACTGAAGGATGCTCTGGATATTGAGAAGAGAGACGGAGGCTGCTCAATATATGTGGTGAGGGGTGTGAAGCGTCACCTCCTGGGAGCCACCTCTGGTCCTGAGGAGCTCTGGGAGCAGGGATGACACCTTGGCCAGGGGGTCCCATGGGAAGCTGGCATGCTCCAGTACAAGGTGTGATGCGGCTCTTATAGTGTGAGCATCATGCTTCTGCAGGTGTTTGAAAATAGCCCTATCATGAAGGGGCCACATGCCTGGCCTTAAGTCGGAGGTTGTCATTAGAAACTCAGGGATTCATTGAAGCCCTGGAATGATCTGCAAcacaaaagtcaaaatattgtttttttatatagttcCTCTGAATCATTGTATTCTGAGTAAATGCTTGTCTGAATGAAATATTAAGCTCTTAGGCCCATTATCTGTCGCATATGAAGGCTGTTTGCATAGATAAGGAAAAACttgctttatatttattaatgaataCTTTGGGTCTTGGTCCTTCCTGTCATTTTACTCCTTTTAAACTGGGTTAGAGTAAGTGTGCCGTGTCAGCTGGGAGGTGTGAATGATTAGCACCTTTAGTTATTTGGCCAGCAGCTGGTCTCAGCCCTCAGAACCTGGATGGAAAAGATGCAAATAGTCTTCAGACAAATATTCAATTTAAAGCCACAATATGCAACACTTTGAAAACAGTGGTTAGTCCCAAGTATTCAACTGCTGTTTAATTGCCGGTAAATATCAACAAAGTATGAAATGCCAGTCTCTAAAAGAAAGTATCGACCTCAGTGGCAGTTCATACTTTGTAAATCTTCCTCTAACTCTTGAACTGAACCTTAAACCTCTGATATACTTTGAACAACCAGCTTTTTCAGCAAGGCATTTATAGGGTCCCATTGTTATCTATCCCCTATAATAACTCCCAAAATGAGGTTTATGTAACAAAATCCCCCTTCGgtgtaattttatttgattttggttgaagcaaagttttggattttcattatTTGTGTGTCTTGGTCATCCAAATCGACAGAAATTACCCTTGCAATAAATCAGTCTGTCTCTAATATctcaataatatatataaagtatTGAAACAAAACCGTACAGCAGTCATTCTGATTTCAGCATCATGAATTTAAGGAGTCTTCAAACTCCAGTTCAAATCTTAATTTTCTGCagcataataaacaaaaactttagcCACATTTAATGTGGTATGTATCCCAAACAGTTCAAGGGgaaaaacaatcatttgaaTTGGAATGAACAAATGGGAAAAGATTAGAGATGAGTTTTACAAATGCTCGACACACATTTTGTGTCCAGTGATGTCCTTTTGATGGGATTTGTTTTCACTTCTACTGTGGAGCTGAGTCCCAAGTTGCTTTCCCACAAACTGCTGTTACATTTGTCTCCTGGTAAGAGGTGTGAACTGGTGCTACACCGCTTTACACCGCCACACTAatgcaagaaaaacagacatttaaatgtaaataaacatttaaaggaaaaataggACTCGATAAAATGTAACGTTCAGGAATCTTGGCTAGTTTGTCATAttcaaattgaattaaatataaaatttaatctCTTGTAGGACTTCAAAGCAGGGTTAAGTTATGAAACAATATCAGAGGCATCTCCTGGAACTCTGTTCAATCTTTGattcaagaataaaaaca
This genomic interval from Gambusia affinis linkage group LG02, SWU_Gaff_1.0, whole genome shotgun sequence contains the following:
- the mespaa gene encoding mesoderm posterior aa — protein: MEMSYCSLLQLQKNSLFFDYDLLLEKSPACDPSSDPGYVSAGGSSLSPTSSVDSFCFSPVSLQALGKEQDALNCFLFSSTLEPQPSQQSDTVLSSRPSSSATVPMKKSRSKYPSKKRQTASEREKLRMRDLTKALHHLRTYLPPSMAPAGQLTKIETLRLAIQYISYLSEELGLRREVLEQRRSSDFVEQAQTLSQFLDQPTAMNTEQLSSLHHSYQDLSAGYFTSEESWNHHEQSKALAFTGQ